Proteins encoded together in one Aeromonas encheleia window:
- a CDS encoding EAL domain-containing protein: protein MTLYRQLLATMLLLFGLLFAATYWVQFNSTRNYLAQQQETTVINTSTALGLALTPYLENGDKVSAESVIKAVFDGGYYKLVRLDLLASKDVIELENSSDIQGVPQWFIELGLFPEVSNDSILTSGWLQLGKLKIVGHPGQAYYELWKGMSELATWFLVGFLLTTILLMRALNYLLKPLKLICDQAVEIELHHFGHAIPEPKSRELKQVVQAINTLSSKLALQFKEQADEAENLRARVYVDAVSGLGNRSYFVGQVNAWIAEAGQGGVMLVAVDMLDDLYREEGFAARDNMVKSIAQVLNELLKGWDGAALARISATEYALLCPTDDLSQLKDLAELINNRIADLVVNPMGEAGALSVIGIAGRDGDDDLSALLTKADNALGKARNERRGAVVMEGGADQGLMGRLAWRDLVQDAIARSLWRFKAQPACRFDNGVRLHAELFASISRDGTDYFAGQFLPAIEQFKLGGEFDQAVLEACAPLLRQQPDLVLAVNITAGSLCSDEFLTWLRGYLGLHAELKEHLLFEIPEAAIMKHKEQVTALVNVLQEHGFQWGVDHYGRHFQSLGYLEELSPAYVKVDHGYTSQVMEPGADTSFLAAVCRAAHNAGVTTIATRVEDQQQVEVLSKLHIDGYQGFVHPAFPLS, encoded by the coding sequence ATGACGCTCTACAGACAATTACTGGCAACCATGTTGTTACTGTTCGGGTTGCTGTTTGCTGCCACCTACTGGGTGCAGTTCAATTCGACTCGCAACTATCTGGCACAGCAGCAGGAAACTACCGTCATCAATACCTCCACCGCACTGGGTCTGGCGCTGACGCCTTATCTGGAGAACGGGGACAAGGTGAGTGCCGAATCCGTCATCAAGGCCGTGTTCGACGGCGGTTACTACAAGCTGGTGCGGCTGGATCTGCTGGCCTCCAAGGATGTCATCGAACTCGAGAACAGCAGCGATATCCAGGGAGTGCCGCAGTGGTTCATCGAACTGGGTCTGTTTCCTGAGGTATCCAATGATTCTATTCTGACCTCGGGCTGGCTGCAGCTGGGCAAGCTGAAGATCGTGGGTCATCCGGGGCAAGCCTATTACGAACTCTGGAAGGGGATGAGCGAGCTGGCGACCTGGTTCCTGGTCGGATTCCTGCTCACCACCATCCTGCTGATGCGGGCGCTCAACTACCTGCTCAAGCCGCTCAAACTTATCTGCGATCAGGCGGTCGAGATAGAGCTGCACCATTTCGGGCATGCGATCCCCGAGCCAAAAAGCCGTGAACTGAAACAGGTGGTGCAGGCCATCAATACCCTCTCCAGCAAGTTGGCGCTGCAGTTCAAGGAGCAGGCTGACGAGGCCGAGAACCTGAGGGCACGGGTCTATGTGGATGCCGTCTCCGGGCTCGGTAACCGCTCCTATTTCGTCGGCCAGGTCAATGCCTGGATCGCCGAGGCTGGTCAGGGTGGCGTCATGCTGGTGGCCGTCGACATGCTGGATGATCTGTACCGTGAAGAGGGCTTTGCCGCGCGGGACAACATGGTCAAGTCCATCGCCCAGGTTCTGAACGAGTTGCTGAAAGGTTGGGATGGGGCGGCGCTGGCCCGTATCTCGGCCACCGAGTATGCCTTGCTCTGCCCGACCGATGATCTGTCGCAGCTCAAGGACCTGGCGGAGCTTATCAATAACCGCATCGCCGATCTGGTCGTCAATCCCATGGGTGAGGCGGGAGCGCTCTCCGTGATCGGCATCGCCGGTCGTGATGGTGATGACGATCTTTCCGCTCTGTTGACCAAGGCTGACAATGCGCTTGGCAAAGCACGCAACGAGCGGCGCGGCGCTGTCGTCATGGAAGGGGGAGCGGATCAAGGGCTGATGGGACGTCTGGCCTGGCGTGACCTGGTACAGGACGCGATCGCCCGGAGCCTGTGGCGTTTCAAGGCGCAGCCAGCCTGCCGCTTCGACAACGGGGTGCGTCTGCACGCCGAGTTGTTCGCCTCGATTTCCCGTGATGGAACCGACTACTTTGCCGGCCAGTTCCTGCCTGCCATCGAGCAGTTCAAGCTGGGTGGCGAGTTCGATCAGGCGGTGCTGGAGGCATGTGCCCCACTGCTCAGGCAGCAACCCGATCTGGTGCTGGCCGTCAACATCACGGCAGGCTCCCTCTGCTCCGATGAATTCCTGACGTGGCTGAGGGGGTATCTGGGTCTGCATGCCGAGTTGAAAGAACACTTGCTGTTCGAAATACCCGAGGCCGCCATCATGAAACACAAGGAGCAGGTGACTGCCCTGGTGAATGTGCTGCAGGAGCATGGCTTCCAGTGGGGGGTCGATCACTACGGTCGCCACTTCCAGTCCCTCGGTTATCTGGAGGAGCTGTCACCCGCCTACGTCAAGGTGGATCATGGCTATACCAGCCAAGTCATGGAGCCGGGTGCCGACACTTCCTTCCTGGCGGCCGTCTGCCGTGCCGCACACAATGCGGGCGTCACCACCATTGCCACCCGTGTGGAAGATCAGCAGCAGGTTGAAGTGCTTTCCAAACTGCACATCGACGGTTATCAGGGGTTCGTCCATCCGGCGTTCCCACTCTCATAA
- a CDS encoding transglutaminase-like cysteine peptidase — protein sequence MPWPAWCICPSLRWLRHLLWLCLLSLPLLLCASQPLSSDDLKLVQRAEQTYGARAGKRVTSWRTLAVQNQAAGLSERQKLEKVNQFFNQMRFIDDIKLWRKKDYWATPLEFLGAAGGDCEDFSISKYFTLLELGIPDEKMRMVYVKALDYNQFHMVVAYYETPASVPLILDNLVGAIRPASQRADLMPIYSFNGSHLWLMKARGQGELAGQSSRLGLWTDLRNRMTSGRLARPVVNLDD from the coding sequence ATGCCCTGGCCGGCTTGGTGCATCTGCCCATCCCTGCGTTGGCTGCGCCATCTGCTGTGGTTGTGTCTGCTTTCGCTCCCCCTGCTGCTGTGTGCCAGCCAACCATTGTCATCCGACGATCTCAAACTGGTGCAAAGGGCGGAGCAAACTTACGGCGCACGTGCAGGCAAACGGGTCACCAGCTGGCGAACGCTGGCCGTACAGAATCAGGCAGCCGGCCTGTCGGAGCGGCAGAAGCTGGAGAAGGTGAACCAGTTTTTCAACCAGATGCGTTTCATCGATGATATCAAGCTGTGGCGCAAGAAAGATTACTGGGCGACCCCGCTGGAATTTCTGGGGGCCGCCGGCGGTGATTGTGAAGATTTCAGTATTTCCAAGTATTTTACGCTGCTGGAACTGGGCATTCCGGATGAAAAAATGCGAATGGTATATGTCAAGGCATTGGATTATAACCAGTTTCATATGGTTGTTGCCTATTATGAGACGCCCGCATCTGTCCCTCTGATCCTGGACAATCTCGTCGGTGCCATTCGCCCGGCCAGCCAGCGGGCGGATCTGATGCCTATTTACAGCTTTAACGGTAGTCACTTGTGGTTGATGAAGGCGCGTGGCCAAGGGGAACTGGCCGGACAGTCATCACGCTTGGGATTATGGACTGATTTACGCAATCGCATGACTTCAGGGCGATTGGCTCGGCCTGTGGTGAATTTGGATGATTAA
- a CDS encoding TolC family outer membrane protein: MKKTIVAMLVSGAALFPSLSQAQTLEQSVAQSLATHPKIKEAFDLYQARLYQHDGAKGGYYPTIDLRGGVGYEKTDSPSTRAAGNNSQTIDDSMTRKEAGISLRQMLFDGFDVSSNVARTDAAANAQRLAMISEAENTALRTAEVYLNMLRQQEILELSKQNLETHEQIRSDIQKRTDSGLGSTADQTQIDGRVARAYSNQAAAENNYRDAESEFIRVVNEVPKDLVQPAPNTQMIPASLEDALKTATEVHPTLLSSLQDIEEAKYQHEGSKSGFYPNVAFEVDQNWNEDIDAVKGRNDDLTAMVRMRYNLFRGGSDLAESKATSALYSQAKDIHLNAFRQVEEGTRLAWNAKESLAKQKVFLKEHVDASYDTVQAYKKQFGLGQRTLLDVLNTENELFEARRSYITAEYDSLLADYRILNAMGGLLNAMNVQQPADWQANNN, encoded by the coding sequence ATGAAGAAGACGATTGTTGCCATGCTGGTTAGTGGCGCAGCACTGTTTCCGAGCCTGAGCCAGGCTCAAACACTGGAACAGTCAGTGGCACAGTCACTGGCTACCCATCCGAAAATCAAGGAAGCTTTTGATCTCTATCAGGCGCGACTGTACCAGCACGATGGAGCCAAGGGCGGCTACTACCCCACCATCGATCTGCGGGGTGGCGTCGGTTATGAAAAGACCGATAGCCCCTCGACCCGTGCTGCGGGTAACAACTCACAGACCATCGATGATTCCATGACCCGCAAAGAGGCCGGGATCAGCCTGCGCCAGATGTTGTTTGACGGCTTCGATGTCAGCAGCAATGTAGCCCGGACCGATGCCGCAGCCAATGCCCAGCGTCTGGCCATGATCTCCGAAGCGGAGAACACCGCACTGCGTACGGCCGAGGTGTACCTCAACATGTTGCGTCAGCAGGAGATCCTGGAGCTGTCCAAGCAGAACCTGGAAACCCACGAGCAGATCCGCAGCGACATCCAGAAGCGGACTGATTCAGGTCTCGGCTCGACCGCCGACCAGACTCAGATCGATGGTCGTGTCGCGCGCGCCTACTCCAACCAGGCGGCGGCCGAGAACAACTATCGGGATGCCGAGAGTGAGTTCATCCGGGTCGTGAATGAAGTGCCCAAGGATCTGGTGCAGCCGGCGCCCAATACCCAGATGATCCCTGCCAGCCTGGAGGATGCACTGAAGACGGCCACCGAGGTACACCCGACTCTGCTCTCTTCCCTGCAGGATATCGAAGAGGCCAAGTACCAGCATGAAGGCTCCAAGTCCGGCTTCTATCCGAACGTGGCCTTCGAGGTGGATCAGAACTGGAATGAGGACATAGACGCGGTCAAGGGCCGTAACGATGACCTGACCGCCATGGTCCGGATGCGTTACAACCTGTTCCGTGGCGGCTCCGATCTGGCCGAAAGCAAGGCCACCTCGGCACTCTACTCCCAGGCAAAAGACATCCACCTGAATGCCTTCCGCCAGGTGGAAGAGGGCACTCGCCTGGCTTGGAACGCCAAGGAGTCACTGGCCAAGCAGAAAGTCTTCCTGAAAGAGCACGTGGACGCCAGCTATGACACAGTGCAGGCGTACAAGAAGCAGTTCGGCCTGGGCCAGCGGACCTTGCTGGATGTGCTGAACACGGAGAACGAACTGTTCGAGGCTCGCCGCAGCTACATCACGGCCGAGTATGACTCCCTGCTGGCGGATTACCGCATCCTCAATGCCATGGGGGGGCTGCTCAATGCCATGAACGTGCAGCAGCCGGCCGACTGGCAGGCCAACAACAACTGA
- a CDS encoding HlyD family type I secretion periplasmic adaptor subunit: MPKNWFKKTAPDAVLPEHLEYVDDGAAAVLLTTPTRARALLWSCFLFFMSAIIWAAWAELDEVTIGQGKVIPSRQLQVIQNLEGGIVKEIFVREGDIVEKGQPLLRIDDTRFKSDFREREQELVILKGDIARLRAEIKSVVVKSEPNLGWREQVVIDKKPIVFPDGFENVFAEYVTREKSVQDERLNNLNNQLYILGQQIEQKEQETIELNAKIRTVARSVDLARQELNISRPLAKEGIVPQVELIKLERQVNEMQGELEANRLLIPKLNSVLRETISKRNDIALKFRADSQTDLNERQGKLSQLSEGQVGLRDRVDRTSVIAPLKGTIKKLKINTLGGVVQPGMDLMEIVPLEDTLLVEAKVSPKDIAFLRPGLEAVVKITAYDFTVYGGLHGKVEQISADSIQDEEGNSFYLVRVRTEKSYLGDELNALPIIPGMLASADIITGKKSVLDYLLKPILRAKQSALRER, from the coding sequence ATGCCTAAAAACTGGTTCAAGAAAACGGCACCAGACGCTGTTCTGCCAGAGCATCTCGAGTATGTCGACGATGGCGCCGCCGCCGTTCTGCTGACCACGCCGACCCGGGCCAGGGCACTGCTGTGGTCCTGCTTCCTGTTCTTCATGAGTGCCATCATCTGGGCCGCCTGGGCGGAGCTGGATGAGGTCACCATAGGTCAGGGCAAGGTGATCCCGTCACGTCAGCTGCAGGTGATCCAGAACCTGGAAGGGGGGATCGTCAAGGAAATCTTCGTCAGGGAGGGGGACATAGTCGAGAAGGGGCAACCGCTGCTGCGCATCGATGACACCCGCTTCAAGTCTGACTTTCGCGAGCGTGAACAGGAGCTGGTGATCCTCAAGGGCGACATCGCCCGTCTGCGTGCCGAGATCAAGAGCGTGGTGGTCAAAAGCGAACCCAATCTCGGCTGGCGTGAGCAGGTGGTCATCGATAAGAAGCCCATCGTCTTCCCCGACGGGTTCGAGAACGTCTTCGCCGAATATGTGACGCGTGAGAAATCGGTCCAGGATGAGCGGCTCAATAACCTGAACAACCAGCTCTATATCCTCGGCCAGCAGATCGAGCAGAAAGAGCAGGAAACCATAGAGCTCAACGCCAAGATAAGAACGGTGGCGCGCAGCGTGGATCTGGCTCGCCAGGAGTTGAACATCAGCCGCCCCCTCGCCAAGGAGGGGATAGTGCCTCAGGTTGAACTGATCAAGCTGGAGCGACAGGTCAACGAGATGCAGGGGGAGCTTGAGGCCAATCGCCTGCTCATCCCCAAACTCAACTCGGTGCTGCGGGAGACCATTTCCAAACGCAACGATATCGCGCTGAAGTTCCGCGCCGATTCACAGACCGATCTCAACGAGCGGCAAGGAAAACTAAGCCAGCTGTCCGAGGGGCAGGTCGGGCTGCGCGACCGGGTCGATCGGACCAGCGTGATCGCGCCGCTCAAGGGCACCATCAAGAAGCTCAAGATCAATACCCTGGGTGGGGTTGTCCAGCCTGGTATGGATCTGATGGAGATAGTGCCGCTGGAAGATACCCTGCTGGTGGAAGCCAAGGTCTCGCCCAAGGATATCGCCTTCCTGCGACCTGGGCTGGAGGCCGTAGTCAAGATAACCGCTTATGATTTCACCGTTTATGGAGGCTTACATGGCAAGGTCGAACAGATAAGTGCCGACTCGATCCAGGATGAAGAGGGCAACTCCTTCTATCTGGTCCGGGTCCGCACCGAGAAGAGTTACTTGGGGGATGAGCTTAACGCACTTCCCATCATCCCCGGTATGTTAGCCAGTGCAGATATTATTACTGGTAAAAAAAGTGTCCTAGACTATTTGCTAAAGCCCATCCTGCGGGCTAAACAGTCGGCACTGAGAGAACGATAA
- a CDS encoding type I secretion system permease/ATPase, with amino-acid sequence MQAETSRIDELLECLVFLTRFYGVPNSQDALTTGLPLVSGRLSTALFSRAAERGGLSAREVIQPLENISSLLLPCVLQTRHGGACILLEWNEDRTQGRVIFPQAGDAAQWVSLAQLGDEYNGRLFFVKKQFKFDERSPKVLETRDGHWFWSTLFESRGIYRDVLIASILINLFAVASPLFTMNVYDKIVPNLAFDSLWVLAVGAMVVFTFDFVMRQLRSYFIDIAGKKSDVLLSAKIFAKVMGMKMESRPASTGAFAKHLQEFESVREFFTSATVSTLIDLPFAIFFLFIIWLFAGVMVVVPIVAMLILVAYSFYIQEPLKQSIEEGSRLASQKNANLIESISGLETVKIFGAESMFQHRWEQAVSHISTWGVQTRRITNSMSSLASYIQQVVTVGLVIVGVYQISEGLVTMGGMIAAVMLSSRAIAPMVQLSVLSTRYNQAKSALDILEKIMMTPGEQEEGKQYIHHPVILGRIEFENVSFKYPGMESSTLHNINLRIEPGEKVAIIGRIGAGKTTLEKLLMGLYRPTDGLVRLDGFELDQLPPAAIRRNIGCVPQDVTLFFGSVRDNIMLGNPLVDDMRVLRAAKRAGVTNFTNRDPNGLDRQIGEGGRQLSGGQRQAILLARALLNDPPILVMDEPTSNMDNQSEMHVKQELARLGPETTLILITHKTSMLDVASRVIVVEQGQIVADGPKEVVLQQLKEGKVRMQETANA; translated from the coding sequence ATGCAAGCAGAAACTAGCCGAATCGATGAGCTATTGGAATGCCTGGTCTTCTTGACCCGCTTTTATGGCGTGCCCAACAGTCAGGATGCCCTGACCACGGGATTGCCATTGGTATCCGGTCGCCTGAGTACCGCGCTCTTCTCCCGCGCCGCCGAGCGTGGCGGCCTCTCTGCCCGTGAAGTGATCCAGCCGCTCGAGAACATCTCCTCCTTGCTGCTGCCTTGCGTGCTGCAGACCCGCCACGGCGGCGCTTGCATCCTGCTGGAGTGGAATGAGGACAGGACCCAGGGCAGGGTGATCTTTCCCCAGGCCGGCGATGCGGCCCAGTGGGTCAGCCTGGCCCAGCTGGGTGACGAATACAATGGCCGGCTGTTCTTCGTCAAGAAGCAGTTCAAGTTCGATGAGCGCTCCCCCAAGGTGCTGGAGACCCGCGACGGTCACTGGTTCTGGAGCACCCTGTTCGAATCCCGGGGTATCTACCGGGATGTGCTGATCGCCTCCATCCTCATCAACCTGTTTGCGGTGGCCAGCCCCCTGTTCACCATGAACGTCTACGACAAGATAGTGCCCAATCTGGCGTTTGATTCCCTCTGGGTGCTGGCGGTGGGCGCCATGGTGGTGTTCACCTTCGACTTCGTGATGCGCCAGCTGCGCAGCTACTTCATCGACATCGCCGGCAAGAAATCCGATGTGCTGCTGTCGGCCAAGATCTTCGCCAAGGTGATGGGGATGAAGATGGAGTCCCGCCCCGCCTCGACGGGGGCCTTCGCCAAGCATCTGCAGGAGTTTGAATCGGTGCGGGAGTTCTTTACCTCAGCCACCGTCTCTACCCTGATTGACCTGCCCTTTGCGATCTTCTTCCTGTTCATCATCTGGCTCTTCGCCGGTGTCATGGTGGTGGTGCCCATCGTCGCCATGCTGATCCTGGTGGCGTACAGCTTCTATATTCAGGAGCCGCTCAAACAGTCCATCGAGGAGGGCTCCCGCCTTGCCTCCCAGAAGAACGCCAACCTGATCGAGAGCATCTCCGGCCTTGAGACCGTCAAGATCTTCGGTGCCGAGAGCATGTTCCAGCATCGCTGGGAGCAGGCGGTGTCCCACATCTCCACCTGGGGTGTGCAGACCCGCCGCATCACCAACTCCATGTCGTCTCTGGCGAGCTACATCCAGCAGGTGGTGACCGTGGGCCTGGTCATCGTCGGGGTCTACCAGATCTCGGAAGGACTGGTGACCATGGGGGGCATGATCGCCGCGGTCATGCTGTCGAGCCGGGCCATCGCGCCCATGGTGCAACTCTCCGTCCTCTCCACCCGCTACAACCAGGCCAAGTCTGCCCTGGATATCCTGGAGAAGATCATGATGACGCCGGGTGAGCAGGAAGAGGGCAAACAATACATCCATCACCCCGTTATCTTGGGCCGCATCGAGTTCGAAAACGTCTCCTTCAAATATCCGGGCATGGAAAGCAGCACGCTGCACAACATCAATCTGCGTATCGAGCCGGGTGAGAAGGTCGCCATCATAGGCCGGATCGGGGCGGGCAAGACCACGCTGGAGAAGCTGTTGATGGGGCTGTATCGCCCGACTGATGGCTTGGTGCGGCTCGATGGCTTCGAGCTGGATCAGCTGCCGCCGGCGGCCATCCGCCGCAACATCGGCTGTGTGCCGCAGGATGTGACCCTGTTCTTTGGCTCGGTGCGAGACAATATCATGCTCGGCAACCCGCTGGTGGACGACATGCGCGTCTTGCGGGCGGCCAAGCGCGCCGGGGTGACCAATTTTACCAACCGGGATCCCAATGGCCTGGACAGACAGATCGGTGAGGGCGGACGCCAGCTATCCGGTGGCCAGCGTCAGGCGATCCTGCTGGCCCGTGCCCTGCTCAACGATCCCCCCATACTGGTGATGGACGAGCCGACCTCCAATATGGATAACCAGTCGGAGATGCACGTGAAACAGGAACTGGCACGGCTGGGGCCGGAGACCACCCTGATCCTCATCACCCACAAGACTTCCATGCTGGACGTCGCCTCCAGGGTCATCGTCGTGGAGCAGGGACAGATAGTGGCCGATGGGCCCAAAGAAGTGGTATTGCAACAACTAAAGGAAGGCAAGGTGCGAATGCAGGAGACGGCCAATGCCTAA
- a CDS encoding TIGR01212 family radical SAM protein (This family includes YhcC from E. coli K-12, an uncharacterized radical SAM protein.), protein MQLHELVNTFGQDLKQRHGQKIHKLSIHGAFTCPNRDGTLGRGGCTFCNVSSFADESAQQLSVVQQLLARRDEVTRAKRYLAYFQAYTSTYAEVEYLQRMYEEALSVSDMVGICVGTRPDCVPDAVLDLLAGYQARGYEVWLELGLQSASDKTLQRINRGHGYAAYADAVQRAHSRGIKVCAHLIVGLPGEVPMDSLDTLHRIVETGVEGIKLHPLHVVEGSTLGKAWQAGRLKVLTLEQYVEAAVAMIQHTPPEVVYHRISASARRPTLLAPVWCENRWTAMAGIASELARSGAQGSRLGRPFSLAGVNELSL, encoded by the coding sequence ATGCAGTTACACGAACTCGTCAATACATTCGGCCAGGATCTCAAGCAGCGGCACGGCCAGAAGATCCACAAACTCTCCATTCACGGCGCCTTCACCTGCCCGAATAGAGACGGCACCCTGGGGCGCGGTGGCTGCACCTTCTGCAACGTCTCTTCCTTCGCCGACGAGTCGGCCCAGCAGCTCTCCGTGGTGCAGCAACTGCTGGCCCGCCGGGACGAGGTCACCCGGGCCAAACGCTACCTCGCCTATTTTCAGGCCTATACCAGCACCTATGCCGAGGTGGAATACCTGCAGCGCATGTATGAGGAGGCGTTGTCGGTCAGCGACATGGTGGGGATCTGCGTCGGCACCCGCCCCGACTGCGTGCCGGATGCGGTGCTGGATCTGCTGGCCGGCTACCAGGCTCGAGGCTATGAGGTGTGGCTGGAGCTGGGCTTGCAGAGCGCCAGTGACAAGACGTTGCAGCGCATCAACCGGGGTCACGGCTACGCCGCCTATGCCGATGCGGTCCAGCGGGCCCATAGCCGTGGCATCAAGGTCTGTGCCCATCTGATCGTCGGCCTGCCGGGGGAGGTCCCCATGGACAGCCTGGACACCTTGCATCGCATCGTAGAAACGGGGGTGGAGGGGATCAAACTGCATCCGCTCCATGTAGTGGAAGGCAGCACCCTCGGCAAGGCCTGGCAGGCGGGGCGCCTCAAGGTGTTGACGCTGGAGCAGTATGTGGAGGCGGCGGTCGCCATGATCCAGCACACGCCGCCCGAGGTGGTCTATCACCGCATCTCGGCCTCGGCCCGTCGTCCGACCCTGTTGGCACCGGTCTGGTGTGAAAACCGCTGGACGGCGATGGCCGGCATTGCCAGCGAATTGGCCCGCTCTGGAGCCCAGGGATCTCGCCTTGGCAGACCCTTCTCGCTCGCCGGCGTTAATGAGTTGTCACTCTAA